TTCTCGCCATAGGAAGTTATGGCCATAACCCTTCCCCCGTTGGTAACCACTTTGTTGTCCTTTAAGGTAGTTCCCGCATGAAAAACTATGGAGTCTCCAATATCCCCTATACCTGATATTTCCTTTCCCTTTTCGTAGGCCCCGGGATACCCTCCCGATACCGTCATTACGGTTGTGGCCGAACGGTCATCTATTTTCAGTTCCACTTCATTCAATCTGCCACTGGCCACGGCATTCATCAACTCAACAAAATCATTCTGAACCCTTGGTAAAACGACCTCAGTTTCAGGATCTCCCATGCGGACATTATACTCGATAACCTTGGGTTCATCCCCAACCTTGATCAATCCAATAAAAATAAATCCCTTGTAAGGCAGGTCATCCTTTTTAAGGCCCTCTACAGTAGGTTTTACAATTTGGTCGTGTATCTTATCCATAAAAACTTTATCGGCGAAAGGAACAGGCGAAATGGCCCCCATGCCTCCAGTATTAAGACCGGTATCCGCCTCCCCTATTCTTTTATAATCCTTGGCCGTGGGCAACACCTTAAAGTTAGTTCCGTCAGTAAGTACAAAAACACTCAATTCAATACCATCCAAAAACTCCTCAATGACGACGGTCGTACTGGCGTTTCCGAACTTCTCGTCCACCAACATGGATTTTAACTCTGACTTTGCTTCATTCAGGTCCTTAAGAATGACCACACCCTTGCCAGCCGCTAGACCATCTGCTTTCAACACATATGGAGGTTCCAGACTATCTAAAAATTCGTATCCAGCATTTAAGGTATCGGCAGTAAAGCTTTGGTATTTGGCAGTTGGAATATTATGTCGTATCATGAATTCCTTTGCAAATTCCTTACTTCCTTCCAAGGTAGCTGCCTCTTTTTGAGGACCTATAACTGGAATTTCCTTTAAATCGGAATCGTTCAAAAAGAAGTCATGTACACCATTCACAAGTGGATCCTCCGGACCTACAATAACCATTTCGATATTCTTTTCCAGCACAACTTTTTTGATGTTATCAAAATCGTTTACGCCAATTGGTATATTTTCTCCCAATTCAGAAGTTCCGGCATTTCCAGGTGCTATATAAAGCTTGCTCAACTTATTACTTTGGGACAATTTCCAGGCAAACGCATGCTCGCGACCTCCTGATCCGAGAATTAATATGTTCATAATACTGATTTTGGCAAAAATAAGCTTTGAAGGGCAATTAAACTACCTGGAAGAAAAATCCCGATGCTCCTTTTTCTGTAACTCCTCTGGAGAGAGCGATTTAAAATAATCATATACGATTTTTAAGCCTTCTGAACGACTTACTTTTGGTTCCCATCCTAAAATCTCCCTTGCTTTTGTAATATCCGGTTGGCGTTGTGAGGGGTCATCCTTAGGTAACGGCTTATAAATTATTTTTTGATTGGTTCCCGTAAGTGCAATTATTTCCTCCGCAAACTCCTTTATGGTCGTTTCATGTGGATTTCCAATATTAATGGGTTCCGCATAATCACTAAATAACAATCGGTATATACCTTCAACCTGGTCGTCGATGTAGCAAAATGAACGAGTTTGGGATCCATCCCCAAACACGGTTAAATCTTCCCCTCTCAACGCTTGCCCCATAAAAGCAGGAACAACCCGACCATCATTAAGTCGCATTCTAGAACCATAGGTATTAAAGATCCTAACAATACGGGTTTCCAAACCATGATGTCTGTGATATGCCATGGTTATAGATTCCATAAAACGTTTTGCCTCATCGTAGACACCACGAGGTCCAACAGGACTCACATTTCCGTAGTATTCCTCATTTTGAGGATGCACTAGAGGGTCGCCATAAACTTCTGAAGTGGAGGCTACTAAAATCCTAGCATTCTTTTCTTTGGCCAAACCCAGTAAATTCAACGTACCTAGAGAACCTACCTTCAGCGTTTTGATAGGAATCTTAAGGTAATCAATAGGACTTGCCGGGGAAGCAAAATGTAGTATGTAATCCAGCTTCCCTGAAACATGGACAAACTTGGTTACATCATGATGGTGAAACTCAAAATTCTCCAATGGAAATAGATGAGTAATATTATCTAAATCCCCTGTAATAAGATTATCCATCCCAATGACATAAAACCCCTCCGTGATAAAACGGTCACATAAGTGAGACCCTAAAAATCCAGCAGCACCTGTTATTAAAATTTTTTTCATTTAATACGCTTTTTCCTCTCCTTTAAAGGCATTTATCACCGTTTGGACTATGATTTTGATATCTAGAAAAAAGGACCAGTTCTCAACATAAAAAATATCAAACTTTATTCTATTCTGAATATCACTATCCTTTTCTATTTCACCCCTATAGCCCCTTATTTGTGCCAATCCGGTTATTCCTGGCTTTACGAAGTGCCTTAACATGTATTTATCAACCCTATTTGCATATTCATCCGTATGCTTTATCATATGGGGTCTCGGCCCCACCACGGACATATTACCAAATAATACATTATAAAATTGAGGCAATTCATCTATACTGGTTTTTCTAATGAACTTTCCAATTTTGGTTACCCGCATATCATTCTTTGCAGCTTGTTTATCATCAGAATCATTATTCACTGCCATCGATCTAAATTTAAAACATTGAAATTCCTTGTTATCGAAGCCAGTCCTTTTTTGTATAAAAAAAACAGGCCCCTTGGATTCCAATCTTATCAATAAGGCCAATAAAGGTCCAAACCAAATTAGAATGCCGAAAATAACAAATAAGGAAAATATGATGTCAAAGGATCTTTTTACGAAGGCATTTAGGGTATTATGTAATGGAATATCCCTTAATGATAAAATGGGCAAATAATCGTAATATTCAAATTTCAATTTTTTTGCGAAAATGTTCTTGTTGTCTGGTAGGAATTTTAAGGTTTTTAAATTATTGTCTGCAAAATCAACAAAGGAAGCAATTTCATCATTTTTTAGTTCTGAAACTGAACAGTATATTTCATCAATACCATTGTTTACTATATATCTGAAACAAGTAACCAAATCAAAATTTTGGTCCTTGGTAGAAAATTGCCTTCTAAACCTATATCCGTACTCCTTCCTGTCTTCGAACACCTGTATCAACTGATTTGCCTTCTTACTTTTTCCAATGACCACAACGTTCCTGATATTTCCCCTCCATAGGCTCCTATACTGCATCAAAAGAATATAGTTCAGAAATTTTAGGATAAAGACACCCGCAAATACCAACAAGAAATATTTTCCTAATGCCAACCTGCTCATTAAAGGTTGCTTAAAAAAGCCTATATAGGCGTATAATACCAAAAAAAAGAAAACGAACTGAGTGAATAGCTTCCTTAAGATTACGACAACCTTTGAATACCGATGTACTTCATAAAATTCATTTTTAAAGGAAATAATAATCCAAGAAATAGATATATAACTATGAAATAGCCAAGGGTTTTGAAAATTTATGGGAAGAAAATAGGTTGATAGATTAACCACCAATAAATCCATAAAATAGGATAGCGGTGTTATAAGTCCCGAGTATCTACCTTGTTTTAAAAGCATCTATAGTCCTTCTATTATTTCAATCAATTTCCTGTTAAAATAATCATTGTTTGAAATAAAAAAATTCAAATTTATTTTATCGATTGATTTTATTTTATTTTCTATATCGCTCAATTCAGGATTTAGTCCAACAATAAAATTTTTATCAGAAAACGATTGTAATATTTCAACTTGGTGATTGTCTATATGTTCACCGTATTTTTGTAGCCTAGCGGCAACAACCACCTTTTTGTTTTGTTTTAAACAACTTATTATAGAACCAGTTCCAGCGTGCGAAATTATATATTCAGCTTTTTTAACATAATCATTAAACTCATCTTTACCTAAAAATTTCTTTGATATGAACAAATCGCTTTTATAAACAGTATAGCCCGACTGTACTACCACAGGTTCAGAAATAATACCATCATTAATTAAACCTTCGATTGAAATCAAAAGCCTCTTGAACTGAAAGTTTTGATTTCCAAGAGTAACGAATATCATGAATTAATATATTGAACCATTATAAATTGATTTAGGGTATAATTTCTTTAATTCTTCCCACTGAACAATAAAAACGTCTGCCAAGTAATAGCAAATTCGCCCTGTTAGCGTTTTACTATGGACCCTAGAGAACGTCTCAATGAAAATAATTTTCTTACCATGGATTTTTCCAATTAGACATATCGGCAATACACAACCCGATCCGGTAGTGATGATTACCTCGGGTTTAATTTTATAAAAATGAATTATCGAATGGTATATTATGCTAATAAAAGACCAAGCAAAAGATAAATAATTACTCCTTGAAATATATGGAATAAACGAAATGTTTGAATGTTTCTCCTTTAGTTTTAAAGTTGAGCTATTCTCCTCTGTTATAATATAGGACTCATATTGTTCCATTGTGGGCTTAAGGCTCAACAACTGTTCTAAATGCCCACCAAGACTCGAAACAAATAATATCTTCATTATTAACTCTAATATCTTATAAAAAATCAATCTATTTAAAACTCAAATCAATACTGGCTATCCAATATTATTTTAATCCCCCTTTCTTTACAATGCATACCATCGAAAAAATACGTTTCATTCAATTTTAGAAGATTTGGATTAAAAGAACCCTTTAATGAAACATGATTGTTATTTGCATATTCTTTAAGATCTTCTTCAACCTTTAATATAATATTATAATCCATTTTTATTTTCTTATAAACAAGAGGATGATATGGAACAAGAAGAAACTCAATTTCAATTTGATTCTCCTTCATATCATTTATCAAGTCATCAAATTCACTCCAAATCCTATTAGAAATTCTTTCAAAGTTTTCAACACCGTAAATCTCGCCTAAAATATATGATTCCGCCTTCTTTTCCACTTCTTTTTGTGACATGTTCCTATATGCCTCACCATAAGTTAATGAACCATCAAATAATTTAGTATTAGTACGGTTTAGTTTTCGGTTACTAGCTTTTGGTTCATTACTTCCTGATATTTTACGTACTAAGTTCTTTGCAGATTCCTGAAAATATGAAAATGAGAACAGTTCCTTATATTTTGCCAATGATTTATGCTCATGGCTTGTTTTCTGCTTTTTGAAATCATAATAATAATCAGCTATACTTTGCCACCTGTTTCTTTGATTGTTCTCGTTAAACGACCAAGGATCTATACCAATAATAATTTTCTTGGGTTTTATACCTTTCTTTCTATAGATTTGATAGATAGCAATAATATCTTCAACACTAGCGCCACTAACTGAATTATTAATCAAAAGTTCATCCGGAAAATCCTCAGTAGTAATTTGCATAGTTCTACTAGAGCCTAACACAACAATGTCTGGTTGATGAGTCCGAGTACTGATAAATTCCTTTTGAAAAAGCCTTTCGTCATAATTGGAGATGTTAGTCACATAATTATTATCTTGCAAAATCTCCGCCATTTTTATTTCATAACCTTTATCGAACAAGTGTGCTGCATCACCGTAATAGTTTATTAGTAGTAAGGTACTACCTAGGACAAAAGCGAAAGAGGTTATTTTAAATATAAATTCTTTCATTTTTTTAAAATTGAAAATAAATAAATTGGTTTTCGCCAAAGTTTCCGAAATACATTATTACGAGTGCTATTATGTAATACATACCATAACGAAATTGCTTTTTCCATTTTAATCCAATGCGTTCTATGGCGTATTCATCTTGCCTTCCAACCCACTCTATAGAAACAAAAATAAAAATTAAGATTATGGTCGTTAACGCCATGCTCATATCTGGAAACAACGGCATAGATAATAAAGAAGAAGAAAAAATTTCAGATATATAATTTGAGGCATGTGTCACATTCTCCGCTCTAAAAAATATCCATGCTAAAACTGTTAAACTGAATGTGATAAGGACGTTTAAGAACTCTTTTAGCGAAGGTAATTTCTTTTCTAGGGCTACTATATCAACATTGTTCCTGTTTCTATTTGTAAGCAATAGAGGAAGGAAATAGATTGCATTCAATCCCCCCCAAATTATAAAAGTCCAATTTGCTCCATGCCAAAAGCCGCTCACAATAAAAATAATAAAAGTATTACGAACTTTCATCCAAGTTTTTCCGCGACTACCTCCCAATGGGATATATAGATAATCTCTAAACCAAGTTGAAAGCGAAATATGCCACCGTCTCCAAAACTCTGCAACATCCCTTGAGAAATATGGAAATGCAAAATTTTTCATTAAATCAAAACCAAAAAGACGAGAAGTCCCAATAGCTATATCTGAATAGCCAGAAAAGTCACCATAAATCTGAAAAGTAAAAAATAGGGCCCCTAATACTAAAGTACTACCTGAAAAATCCTCTGAGTTATTAAAAATCAAATTGGCAAAGTAAGCACAGTTGTCTGCAATCACCACTTTTTTAAATAGCCCCCATAAAATTTGCTTTAGGCCATCAATAGCCGCAGAATAGTCAAAGTTACGCTTTTTATAAAACTGCGGTAATAAATGCGTAGCTCTTTCTATGGGGCCAGCCACTAGTTGCGGAAAAAAACTGACAAACGCAGAAAATATGATAAAATCTTTTGTAGGCTCCAACTTTCCTTTATAGATATCAATCGTGTAACTAAGCGTTTGAAATGTATAAAAACTTATACCTACTGGTAAAATTATGTTTAAGGAGCCTGAATTTATTTGGAAGCCAAAAAAAGAAAAAGCCGTTACAAAATTGTCGAGAAAAAAATTAAAATATTTAAAAAAACCTAATAAACCTAAATTAACTGAGATACTAGTCCATAACAAAAATTTTCTTTTCAGTAAAGACTGTTCTTTCGCTAATTTGAGTCCGATAAAATAATCTATTATAGTACTAAATAAAATCAGTGCAAGAAACCGGTAATCCCACCAACCATAAAATATATAACTAGCCGCTACAATTAATAAATTCTGAATCTTTAAACTTTTATTGGCCAAAAACCAATAAAGGATAAAAACTATCGGTAAGAAGATGGCAAAATCGAGAGAATTGAAAAACATTTATCAGAATTTAACTTTATTTAATTCTTTTATTCGAAGTGCCTACATCGTAGAAGTATAGAAGAAAAAGGAAAAAGGAAAAGAACAAAATTCCATGATGTCTTCTTAAGATTGATTCTATTAAAAAAGAATATAATAAAATAACAACAAAGCTTGTTGCATAAACAGAGGCGGTATTAAACAAAGCTTTTCTTAAAAGTAGTGCCAACAACGATAATATCAAAAGTAGTAATATTACCCCCCCCCTAATAGAGATTCAAAATATTGATTATGTGCATGATAATTATTTTTATACTCCCAACTCTTCTCATTTCTATTGGCCTGCATAGTTTGACGTTCCTTTCCTAAACCATAGCCAAAAATAGGCGCTGCCAAAATAAGCTCCATATTAACGTTGTAGTTTCTTATTCTGGAATTTTCACCGTCTATTTGTGAAAAAAAGTCTTGAGTCATTTGTTTTGATAGTAATAATAGAAATACCATTGGAAAAGTTATAAAAGAAATAACGAAAAAAAATCTCACCCACTTTTTCGCCAATTGAAGCAACATAAGAGCATTAATTACTACAAACAGTATTATACCACTCATTGCCCCGCTATAAATTAATAAAACAACTGTTAGTGCCGTTAAAATAGTTATATAGACCAGTCTATATTTTATTCTTCCTTTTTGAAGGCCAACTAAACATATAGCATATGCCATATTAAGATACATGGCATAATATATTTTTTGAATGTCTATAATGGCAGTCGTTTCCCAAGAGTTGAAGAAAGTAATCATAGCACCACTTGAACGAAAGAATGAAAAAAACAAATTGAAAAGGCCTACAACAAAAACTCCCGCGACAAAAGAGAAAAGAATCCATTCTTTGCTTTTGATCTCAATTGATGTATTGGTAAATAAAAGAAAAAACAAAAATAGGAGGCCTAAAAAAGGAAAAAAACTAAAATCAGCTTCCCTTGTAATAAAAACAATATTTAGTACTACATATAGAGCTAGGATGCACAAAATAGCAAACGGTAATTTTTTGAATACTTCTCGATTAAACTTGATGTTAAAAAGTGCAAAAAAAGATGTCAAAATAAGTGTTTTGCTGCTCCAATCCGGTTCAAATGCCATGCTAAATGCAAACAGACAGAGACTATATTGATACACCTTCTCTTTCATTGATCGTGTTGAAATTTAAACCTACCAAAAACATAACCAGACCAAATGCATAAGGAGAAAATGCCTCTTCTTGATATATACCCTGAACGAATAGTACCAAGGCTAATACTTTCAAAATTTTCGCATAACTATTCGCCGAAGTTAATTTTCTAAAAAGTGTAAAAATAATATCCGCAAAATAGTAGATGTAGAGAATCGAAAAAACACCCAGACTGGAAAATAATACTCCATAGACACTCTCGCTACCATTTTGAAATCTCGTCCAATAACCTAAATCAGGCAACTGTCCGCCTTTAAAACTCGACATCATGGTTGTAGAAAGGTTGCCAGAAAATCCTAGCCCATTTCCAAATGAAAATAGATACTCTATTCCCGCAAAGAAGCCCACAATATGTTCATTCCTGGCGTAATACCCAAGTACGACAAATCCAATGTTTACTATTATATAAAGTAAAATTGCCAAACTTTTAGATACGTTTGTTCTATAAAATAAAAAATAAAGAAATATTGAAAAGAAGAGCATCAATATGGCTCCTTTGGAATTTACGGATAAAATAACAAGAACCAATATCAAAAAAAGCCGAAATTTCTTTTGGGGCCAATAAAAGTACAATCCAAGTATGCATAAAAAATATCCTAAAGAAATTATACTTTTTATTAAAGATCCTATTCTGGCAAACCTAACATTTAGCCAAGAAAAATTAAATAATTTCTTACTCCTGTAGAACTCTAACAGCTCGTCCCAAGTATTCATTCCAATCTTCAGATTGAAATATTTAAGGTCGTTCATAAAGAAGCTTAATGTATAAGGAAATAGGAATTGTAGCATTGTTATGACCAGACAAATGACCAGAATTAGTTTCAAATATCCGTTCAAAAAACCAAGAGTGGTTTTTCTGGCAAAGAATATACCAGCCAAAAGGTAAATTATCGGAGTAATTAACAACCTCAGATATACTGTACTGTTTAAAAACCCATAGTGGTAAATTCCAAATAAATAAAAAAGAATTAGTATAGATATCAAGGCAACAGATTTAACAAAAAATTTTCCGTCAAAATAATCTGTATTCTTTTTGAACATAAAAAGCACCAAGAGTGTTGGCAGCAAAAAATTTATTCCATGTAAAATTTTGAAAATGGATAGGCTCTCTATAAATATTGATGCAAATGCTATAAAAGTGTTTTGAAAGAATATAGTTTGTAAAAAGAACGCATAGAAAATTTTTATGCGATTTACCAAACCAAAAAAAATAATCAATAAAATAACTGCCCCAAACATCAAGTTCAATGACAAGGATAGAAATAAAACAAGATTAAGCATAAAAGCCTGAAACCCTAACGATAGATATTCCCTTGAAAATGTCATTATGTGGATAACTTGGATGAATTAAAGTTAACTACTTCAAAGCTTTCATTTTCAACATATCTCTCATATAGGTTTTGAATATCTTCCCCTTCCTCCAAATTCTCCGTATTTTCTATTTCAAAAGATCTGAACTTAATATTTGGTATTAATTCATAAAGGCTAAAACATGCAGACGAATAAAACATTCCAAATTCTAGTGGTAACTCCTTTAAACTTACCAATGAAAGTTCAATCGGCAATCCGGTATTGATGATTTCCCAGCCTTTACTTTTTATTATATTTAATTGTTGGTTATTCTCATATCTGTGTGGAAAATATTTAACGGATTTGTTGCTATAATATTTAGCCACTCTGTCTAAATAATTTTCAAATTTATTATAAATTGGTTTTTTCCAATAAAATGGAGTTCCAATAAAATATATCAAATCCTTATTTAACAATTTTCCTCCAAATTCATTGTTTAAGTAAGTATATTCACAATATTCAAATTTCAAATATGAATGGCCTTTTGGAATTATATTGTCATAAATACTGAATATATGTAAGTACCCTTTATCATATTTTAAGTTAGCGTTCAAACCAACAGCTAAGGGAAGTATCCTCTTCGAAAAAGGCGCAAAGGATGAAAGTTTTTTTGATAAAAGCATTTTTTGATTATAAATAGCGGCATTACCATCATCTAGGTAAATACTCTTTCCAGATTGGAAAGAATTCATCAATATGCATTGATAAATAGAGCGCATATTCCCAACTAAGATAAGTGAATAATTTAAAGTTCTATTTCTTCTAGCAGCGTTATTAATTTTAAAATAGTATTTGATTCTCGTTAAAATACTATTATGAATGTTAGTAACACTTATCTCCTCAATATCCCCCTTTAAATTTAAAACACTAAATGTACTATACAACTGGTTTAGATTACTTAAATCTCTTGAGCTCAAAAAATAAAAGTCGCACATATGCTCTAGCTCGTGTTTTTTGATATACTCATTGGCATTCAATAATTGCAAAGGAGATTCTATAAGTACAGCCACTTTCATAAAACAGAATTACATTATTTTTTTTTTAGTAGCTTTTTTGAGAACAGCATTGTCTTGGCCTTTAAAGCTTTAAGACTAACTAGTTTTTTCATGAAAATCAATCCTACTGTAGTAAAAATAATAACCCTCACAAAAAAAGAAAGCAAAGACTCTTCATACTCATTTAAAATCATAAAAATCGACAGAACAATCAACAATAAACACGAAAAAGAAAACCATTTTATATAATAATTTTCTTTGTACGCCTTTTTAGAATAATAATAACTAAAAGGTATGGAAATCAAATAAGAGAAGGTAGTTACTCCAGCTGCACCTAATATACCATAATCGGGTATAACTAAGATATTTAATATTAAATTAACAATTCCAACTGTTACCCATATCATGGATTTATATTTAACATATTTATTAAAATAAGTCATGACTGGCTGTAGTATTAAATTATAGCCATTAATATATGCACAAAGGCTTAAAATGATAAATATATTATATGAGTCTTTGTAATTAGTTCCTATTACATAAAAAATCTCGGTCGAAAATATTATTAAACCGAAAATAAAAATAAAAATTACCGCCAAAAATAACCTGACTAACTGATTTATAAGCCGATTATCACCTTTACTAATGCCTTGATAAATTTGAGGCATAAAATTTTTATTTACTGTGGATATGAACTGACCTGGAATATTAACTAGTTTTGTCCCCATCGAATAAATACCTAAGCTTTGGTATCCTAACATATATTGAATCATAAACCTATCAGAAAATTTGACTATAAACGTAGAGCATGAGGTGGGAAAAAACAAACTTGCATAAAGTGCACTCTCGGCTATTAATGTCTTACTAATTTTATTTAACCTAAGGTGTTTGTAATAATATGGCACTGCTATTAAAAACCCGACAATCTGTTCTGCAAAACCGGCCAACAATATGGCAAGAACCTTATCTTCCATATTCAAGACAAGAAGCAAAGCCATTACACTTCTAATGATAGAAATAAGGATTGAGAACAAACCTGCCTTTTTAACTTGTCCACTACAAATTAAAAACGAGTTAACTAGGGGAAAAAAAACTGCTATTACAGCTGTATAAAATATCCAATCTAAATATTCTTTATTTTCTAAATCTAACAAGGTAACTATTGAACTATCAAACAATAGGTATATTAAGCTGCCAATAAGTATTGCGAAGATTTGAAGCAAAAACAAATTTGAAAAAAGAGTTTGGAGAGATTGATATTTTTCATCAAAAAAAAACTTATCAAACGTACTACTTAAAGAATAAGAAATTACCAAAAAAAAGATGGTGAAAAACAATTGCAGTATGGCAATCAAGCCAAAATCTTCAGGCTCTATTACAAAAGAATAAAACGGAATCAGTAAAAAAGCTATGCCTTTTGAAATAAATTCAGAAAACAATAAAACACCAGTATTTTTTATTGCCTTCATAATCTTTATTGAATAAAGGAAAGAGATTAATTAAAGAAGATGACTTTTCAAACTCCTATAAATACAGGACTGAATCTAAAATAAGCTAATCATCAAGACCTGTACCTTTTACATTATGCCTAAGTTTCCATTCACCATTTTTTTTACCCCACAAATGTGGCGACCTAAACTTATCACATAGATTATGGAAATCTTCTGGTTTCATATCAATATACTTCATTATATCATCAAAATATCTATCTGGAAATTCTCCATCAAATCGGTTCACCAAAGCTACTCCTTCCTCTCTTGTGATATGTTTGTTTCTAATTTCCTGGGATGCATCGTAAGTTGCTCGACCTATTCCAAACTTAATAAATGTGGTATAAAAATGTAAATCATCTATTTTATCATCAATTCCACTATACTTACTATACGTCCCTTGAGTTCGGTGTGGTCGGGCTTTAAAACCTGTATTTTCCACCGCATAATAATAAACCTCCTGCGGCGTCCATTTCAAATAATAGCCAAGATAATGAACCTCCACATTGGATTTCTTCAATTCTTCTACCTTTGGGGGGAAAAACGACATTAAATCACTTAGTCTGACATTGTATTTCTCCATCAAATCTTTAACCGTAACGCCCCCGAGATATATTTCATCCAAATTCTCAAAGCTGTAATATGATTTATCACGTAATGAGGTGGCATTATCTGCCAAGGGATTACCGTATTCTGCTTCATTTTCACCATAAAAGACCAAGTTTATTCCATATTTAGCAGCTATTTTTGGAGCAAGGTTCTTTTGACCCAATATAAAGGTCTGAAATGGATGTAATAAGTTTTCTATGGATAGTTTGGTTAATAATTTCATGACCTTTCCATTTCGATAAAAAGATATGTTATCAAAGCCACTATCTAACCAATTTTTCCAATTTTTCAGCCCATAATCAGTATACAAAATAGGGGGCCAGGTAACGGTTAAAGGGTTCATTCCATACTTGTATTTAAGCACATGTGCTTGATAGGCACTATCTTTACCTCCACTTCCAGGCACCAAGCAATCATAGGAACCGTCGTTTTTTCTGTACCGGTCCAAAAGTTTCACCAATTCCTCTTCTCTCATCACCCAATCTATGCCCTCTTTTATTTCTGCTGTTCTGCATGCATC
This window of the Maribacter cobaltidurans genome carries:
- the purD gene encoding phosphoribosylamine--glycine ligase; this encodes MNILILGSGGREHAFAWKLSQSNKLSKLYIAPGNAGTSELGENIPIGVNDFDNIKKVVLEKNIEMVIVGPEDPLVNGVHDFFLNDSDLKEIPVIGPQKEAATLEGSKEFAKEFMIRHNIPTAKYQSFTADTLNAGYEFLDSLEPPYVLKADGLAAGKGVVILKDLNEAKSELKSMLVDEKFGNASTTVVIEEFLDGIELSVFVLTDGTNFKVLPTAKDYKRIGEADTGLNTGGMGAISPVPFADKVFMDKIHDQIVKPTVEGLKKDDLPYKGFIFIGLIKVGDEPKVIEYNVRMGDPETEVVLPRVQNDFVELMNAVASGRLNEVELKIDDRSATTVMTVSGGYPGAYEKGKEISGIGDIGDSIVFHAGTTLKDNKVVTNGGRVMAITSYGENFKDALKTSYKSIEKLKFEGMNYRKDIGFDL
- a CDS encoding UDP-glucuronic acid decarboxylase family protein is translated as MKKILITGAAGFLGSHLCDRFITEGFYVIGMDNLITGDLDNITHLFPLENFEFHHHDVTKFVHVSGKLDYILHFASPASPIDYLKIPIKTLKVGSLGTLNLLGLAKEKNARILVASTSEVYGDPLVHPQNEEYYGNVSPVGPRGVYDEAKRFMESITMAYHRHHGLETRIVRIFNTYGSRMRLNDGRVVPAFMGQALRGEDLTVFGDGSQTRSFCYIDDQVEGIYRLLFSDYAEPINIGNPHETTIKEFAEEIIALTGTNQKIIYKPLPKDDPSQRQPDITKAREILGWEPKVSRSEGLKIVYDYFKSLSPEELQKKEHRDFSSR
- a CDS encoding undecaprenyl-phosphate glucose phosphotransferase, with protein sequence MLLKQGRYSGLITPLSYFMDLLVVNLSTYFLPINFQNPWLFHSYISISWIIISFKNEFYEVHRYSKVVVILRKLFTQFVFFFLVLYAYIGFFKQPLMSRLALGKYFLLVFAGVFILKFLNYILLMQYRSLWRGNIRNVVVIGKSKKANQLIQVFEDRKEYGYRFRRQFSTKDQNFDLVTCFRYIVNNGIDEIYCSVSELKNDEIASFVDFADNNLKTLKFLPDNKNIFAKKLKFEYYDYLPILSLRDIPLHNTLNAFVKRSFDIIFSLFVIFGILIWFGPLLALLIRLESKGPVFFIQKRTGFDNKEFQCFKFRSMAVNNDSDDKQAAKNDMRVTKIGKFIRKTSIDELPQFYNVLFGNMSVVGPRPHMIKHTDEYANRVDKYMLRHFVKPGITGLAQIRGYRGEIEKDSDIQNRIKFDIFYVENWSFFLDIKIIVQTVINAFKGEEKAY
- a CDS encoding glycosyltransferase; this encodes MIFVTLGNQNFQFKRLLISIEGLINDGIISEPVVVQSGYTVYKSDLFISKKFLGKDEFNDYVKKAEYIISHAGTGSIISCLKQNKKVVVAARLQKYGEHIDNHQVEILQSFSDKNFIVGLNPELSDIENKIKSIDKINLNFFISNNDYFNRKLIEIIEGL
- the pssD gene encoding PssD/Cps14F family polysaccharide biosynthesis glycosyltransferase; amino-acid sequence: MKILFVSSLGGHLEQLLSLKPTMEQYESYIITEENSSTLKLKEKHSNISFIPYISRSNYLSFAWSFISIIYHSIIHFYKIKPEVIITTGSGCVLPICLIGKIHGKKIIFIETFSRVHSKTLTGRICYYLADVFIVQWEELKKLYPKSIYNGSIY
- a CDS encoding MBOAT family O-acyltransferase yields the protein MFFNSLDFAIFLPIVFILYWFLANKSLKIQNLLIVAASYIFYGWWDYRFLALILFSTIIDYFIGLKLAKEQSLLKRKFLLWTSISVNLGLLGFFKYFNFFLDNFVTAFSFFGFQINSGSLNIILPVGISFYTFQTLSYTIDIYKGKLEPTKDFIIFSAFVSFFPQLVAGPIERATHLLPQFYKKRNFDYSAAIDGLKQILWGLFKKVVIADNCAYFANLIFNNSEDFSGSTLVLGALFFTFQIYGDFSGYSDIAIGTSRLFGFDLMKNFAFPYFSRDVAEFWRRWHISLSTWFRDYLYIPLGGSRGKTWMKVRNTFIIFIVSGFWHGANWTFIIWGGLNAIYFLPLLLTNRNRNNVDIVALEKKLPSLKEFLNVLITFSLTVLAWIFFRAENVTHASNYISEIFSSSLLSMPLFPDMSMALTTIILIFIFVSIEWVGRQDEYAIERIGLKWKKQFRYGMYYIIALVIMYFGNFGENQFIYFQF
- a CDS encoding O-antigen ligase family protein, encoding MKEKVYQYSLCLFAFSMAFEPDWSSKTLILTSFFALFNIKFNREVFKKLPFAILCILALYVVLNIVFITREADFSFFPFLGLLFLFFLLFTNTSIEIKSKEWILFSFVAGVFVVGLFNLFFSFFRSSGAMITFFNSWETTAIIDIQKIYYAMYLNMAYAICLVGLQKGRIKYRLVYITILTALTVVLLIYSGAMSGIILFVVINALMLLQLAKKWVRFFFVISFITFPMVFLLLLSKQMTQDFFSQIDGENSRIRNYNVNMELILAAPIFGYGLGKERQTMQANRNEKSWEYKNNYHAHNQYFESLLGGG